A DNA window from Luteolibacter luteus contains the following coding sequences:
- a CDS encoding MraY family glycosyltransferase has protein sequence MSELFWSWIVIACALPVSMAMTRLMIHLGPKMGLVDHPGERRIHVKPIPRAGGLGLFITMAVGMLVLHWKTDAFSEVLGPHWLPHFMAGAVLLVLVGVKDDHSGVSAYFKLAVQAAAAVIMFFHNPAGAGVFMGYQIPWIIDLGIHVAWTVLLVNAFNLIDGMDGLCGGLAMIALLILTVLATVKGRAESAFVIALMAVALIGFLRYNFHPAKIFLGDTGSMLIGFFIASVGTSVVGRNAVVAGLLLPLLVGGVPLLDVALAVWRRAARRVADSKPGIKIFGPDRDHLHHRLLSWGFNQKQAAFLIYGLAIVTSTLALLPIVGGANLLTVSVVGLVIIALVGMRYLAPVEFLASGRGLRTLTRKPQSYRHSMLRYLGYDIVVLFSAAVLVSWAQSKAMIRPVDWQGTLGTAALFTTCSVVGLSLAKAHSRRWTRASAHDFAECGLWLMCGVAVSFALKGSASYDLSFRDALVHLSALTLGGLAVFAPRCMGAMLQESVIDTMHRKRRLRGKRSSRTTLLYGAGDLGELFLCHLRLCRPETWQDYHFVGFIDDSERLRGRRMRGFPILGGFSNLREVVARTRANSILITSSVMPEERYEEILTVARELGMEISRWQPEMNAQCLLEPTSFTPRPADAGDEVPELLPIPPRTVELRHA, from the coding sequence ATGTCGGAACTTTTCTGGTCCTGGATAGTGATCGCGTGCGCGCTGCCCGTGTCGATGGCAATGACGCGGCTGATGATTCATTTGGGCCCCAAGATGGGTCTGGTGGATCACCCCGGCGAGCGCCGCATCCATGTGAAACCCATCCCGCGTGCGGGTGGACTCGGCCTCTTCATCACCATGGCGGTGGGGATGCTGGTGCTGCACTGGAAGACGGATGCGTTTTCCGAGGTGCTGGGGCCGCACTGGCTGCCGCACTTCATGGCGGGTGCCGTGCTGCTGGTGCTGGTCGGCGTGAAGGATGACCACAGCGGTGTCTCGGCTTACTTCAAGCTGGCCGTGCAAGCTGCTGCGGCGGTGATCATGTTCTTCCACAATCCCGCGGGAGCCGGTGTCTTCATGGGCTATCAGATCCCGTGGATCATCGACCTCGGGATCCACGTGGCCTGGACCGTCCTGCTGGTGAATGCCTTCAACCTGATCGACGGCATGGACGGCCTGTGCGGCGGGCTGGCGATGATCGCGCTGCTGATCCTGACCGTGCTGGCCACGGTGAAGGGACGTGCGGAAAGCGCCTTCGTCATCGCCTTGATGGCCGTCGCCCTGATCGGCTTCCTGCGCTACAATTTCCATCCGGCCAAGATCTTCCTCGGTGATACCGGCTCGATGCTGATCGGTTTCTTCATCGCCTCCGTCGGCACGAGTGTGGTCGGCCGGAATGCCGTGGTGGCAGGTCTCTTGCTGCCGCTGCTGGTCGGTGGTGTGCCGCTGCTGGATGTGGCCTTGGCCGTGTGGCGCCGCGCCGCGCGCCGGGTGGCGGACTCGAAGCCGGGCATCAAGATCTTCGGACCGGACCGCGATCACCTTCACCACCGCTTGCTGAGCTGGGGCTTCAACCAGAAGCAGGCCGCATTCCTCATCTACGGTCTGGCGATCGTCACCTCCACGCTGGCACTGCTGCCGATCGTGGGCGGTGCCAACCTGCTGACCGTCTCGGTGGTCGGCCTGGTGATCATCGCGCTGGTAGGCATGCGCTATCTGGCACCGGTGGAGTTCCTCGCGAGCGGACGCGGCCTGCGCACCCTGACGCGGAAGCCGCAGAGCTACCGCCACTCGATGCTGCGCTATCTGGGCTATGACATCGTGGTGCTTTTCTCGGCTGCCGTTCTGGTTTCATGGGCGCAGTCGAAGGCGATGATCCGGCCTGTCGATTGGCAGGGCACGCTGGGGACTGCAGCGCTCTTTACCACCTGCTCGGTGGTCGGCCTGTCCTTGGCGAAGGCTCATTCGCGCCGCTGGACGCGGGCTTCCGCGCATGACTTCGCGGAGTGCGGCCTGTGGCTGATGTGCGGCGTGGCGGTGAGCTTCGCGCTGAAAGGCTCCGCCAGCTATGACTTGAGCTTCCGGGATGCGCTGGTGCATCTCTCCGCCCTCACGCTGGGCGGACTCGCCGTCTTCGCCCCGCGCTGCATGGGCGCGATGCTTCAGGAAAGCGTTATCGACACGATGCACCGCAAGCGCCGCCTGCGTGGCAAGCGCTCCTCCCGCACGACCCTCCTTTACGGAGCGGGGGACCTCGGCGAGTTGTTCCTCTGCCACCTGCGCCTGTGCCGTCCGGAGACCTGGCAGGACTATCATTTCGTCGGCTTCATTGATGACAGCGAGAGGCTTCGCGGTCGCCGCATGCGCGGTTTCCCGATCCTCGGCGGCTTCTCAAACCTTCGCGAAGTGGTGGCACGCACCCGTGCCAATAGCATCCTCATCACCTCCAGCGTCATGCCGGAGGAGCGCTACGAAGAGATCCTCACCGTGGCCCGCGAGCTCGGCATGGAGATCAGCCGCTGGCAGCCGGAGATGAATGCGCAGTGCCTGCTGGAGCCGACTTCTTTCACGCCTCGCCCGGCAGATGCCGGCGACGAAGTGCCGGAGCTGCTTCCGATCCCGCCGCGCACGGTCGAGCTGCGCCACGCGTGA
- a CDS encoding PEP-CTERM sorting domain-containing protein, producing MTKAIRSILLGSAMLVAPQISSADILVGISDWTTVNDPSDPTKVTNSASNIVGSNVEVNLYASGLSPGGSNDQTWGDTSLTPTPPQFNGTAVGDFSLKIGATSAVTLGQLVFDAISYQPGASLTISYLITPGGGNDSTGTGIDPISNPGPNPLALIHAPNNPNVGTDSTGAYTGYTVPLGNLLIPAGSTIEFFFAYTGGLITYTDNLAVTAVPEPGSLLGLGCVVGAGAFLRSRRRK from the coding sequence ATGACAAAAGCGATACGCTCCATCCTACTCGGATCCGCGATGCTAGTGGCACCGCAGATCTCATCGGCTGACATCCTCGTCGGGATCTCCGACTGGACTACGGTCAATGACCCCTCGGACCCAACCAAAGTCACCAATTCCGCCAGCAACATCGTCGGCTCCAATGTCGAGGTGAACTTGTATGCCAGCGGCTTGTCCCCGGGCGGATCCAATGACCAGACATGGGGCGACACCAGCCTCACCCCGACGCCTCCGCAGTTTAACGGAACGGCAGTGGGCGACTTCTCCCTGAAGATCGGCGCAACCAGCGCTGTGACCCTCGGACAACTCGTGTTCGACGCCATTTCCTACCAGCCCGGCGCCTCCTTGACGATCAGCTACCTGATCACTCCTGGCGGTGGCAATGACAGCACTGGTACCGGCATCGACCCCATCTCCAACCCGGGCCCGAACCCGTTGGCGCTGATCCACGCCCCGAACAATCCCAATGTGGGTACCGACTCGACCGGCGCTTACACCGGCTACACGGTGCCTCTGGGCAACCTGCTGATCCCGGCTGGCAGCACCATCGAGTTCTTCTTCGCCTACACGGGTGGCCTCATCACCTACACCGACAACTTGGCGGTCACCGCCGTGCCAGAACCGGGCAGCCTGCTCGGCCTCGGCTGCGTCGTGGGTGCCGGTGCCTTCCTCCGCTCGCGCCGTCGCAAGTGA
- a CDS encoding glycosyltransferase family 4 protein codes for MNLILINQYYPPDVAPTGLMLEAVAEELAALGHHVTILCSRGGYGGQKDDAAGPRSTSDGIEVLRCWSTAYGRRGFLGKIADYASFYLGVAWGLCTARRPDRVVALTTPPYLSVMARVFSKLLGADHAHWVMDLYPDVMSAHGLLDARSIPYRLLSRVARFGFGGSRCAEVITLGPDMAKLTGHYTPDHVALSWIPLWGTESVEENEGDAEEQTRALRRKRDWGDDETIVMYSGNMGLGHRFGEILDAAAGFRRGSGLRFVFFGEGKRRKEIEEFIARHPEAPVELHGYVPRDELAGHLRSADVHLASLEPAWDGTMVPSKLQGIFAAGRPVIFVGTHASSIGTWVRESGGGWVVEPGDSQAMKAALEQAMDEGQCETRGTFAQGFSSAHFDKRRNSQEVARLMVRKR; via the coding sequence GTGAATCTCATCCTGATCAACCAGTACTATCCGCCCGACGTCGCTCCCACCGGATTGATGTTGGAGGCGGTGGCGGAAGAACTCGCCGCGCTCGGCCATCACGTCACCATCCTCTGCTCGCGCGGCGGATACGGCGGGCAAAAGGACGACGCGGCAGGCCCGCGCTCCACGAGCGATGGCATCGAGGTCCTGCGCTGCTGGTCCACGGCCTATGGCCGCCGGGGCTTTCTCGGAAAGATCGCGGACTACGCCTCCTTCTACCTCGGGGTGGCATGGGGGCTCTGCACGGCACGCCGCCCGGACCGCGTGGTGGCGCTGACCACGCCGCCCTATCTCTCCGTGATGGCGCGGGTGTTCTCGAAACTCCTGGGCGCCGATCACGCGCACTGGGTGATGGATCTTTATCCGGACGTCATGTCCGCCCACGGGCTGCTCGATGCTCGCAGCATCCCCTACCGGCTCCTTTCCCGCGTGGCCCGCTTCGGTTTCGGAGGCAGCCGCTGTGCGGAAGTGATCACGCTGGGTCCTGATATGGCGAAGCTCACGGGCCACTATACTCCCGATCATGTCGCGCTTTCGTGGATCCCGCTCTGGGGCACGGAGTCGGTGGAGGAGAATGAGGGCGATGCCGAGGAGCAGACGCGTGCACTGCGCCGGAAGCGCGACTGGGGTGATGACGAGACGATCGTGATGTACTCCGGAAACATGGGCCTGGGTCATCGCTTCGGCGAAATCCTGGACGCCGCGGCCGGCTTTCGCCGCGGCTCTGGCTTGCGCTTCGTATTCTTCGGCGAAGGAAAACGCCGGAAGGAGATCGAAGAATTCATCGCCCGCCATCCGGAAGCGCCGGTGGAGTTGCACGGCTATGTCCCGCGCGATGAACTGGCCGGCCATCTCCGGAGTGCCGATGTCCACCTCGCCTCGCTCGAACCGGCATGGGATGGCACGATGGTGCCCAGCAAGCTGCAGGGAATTTTTGCCGCGGGCCGTCCGGTGATCTTCGTCGGCACCCATGCATCGTCGATCGGCACCTGGGTCCGCGAGAGCGGCGGCGGCTGGGTCGTCGAGCCCGGCGATTCACAAGCGATGAAAGCCGCGCTCGAGCAAGCCATGGATGAAGGCCAATGCGAAACCCGCGGGACCTTTGCCCAGGGATTTTCCTCCGCTCATTTCGACAAGCGGAGGAATTCGCAAGAGGTCGCCCGCTTGATGGTGCGGAAGCGTTAG
- a CDS encoding O-antigen ligase family protein has translation MRLPTPSVRWSPGQRSTLSFAAALAMAMLALAFPEMPAQLLLGILCTGAGVLFVLFPPVARLPLVWWLFGLGFLGLSLAGFMPRGWAGMPAWRQDLESLGLNTGPLAIVQVPLAAEALCGIAVAALLGLFLLGHRGDSRVQRGIALAFVVFCALWAAAALALHKPGGGDETVFGFFPNRNHTATLLSMAVLVAWGCLMQAMGHKNKVGIAISALALALFLYAILSVSESRAGVLLVAAGFLFWLPLAGMRYLRGNTGKAILLLILGLGGGLMVMDTPVKHRLMAVLSKDGTTNVVAKDARLGIQQDALGMISAEPWCGVGPGQFAWIFPQYRKLTPVSGETPCLHPESDWLMVAAEHGWPAALCLAAGVALVFFMAFRAARQGRSRALRVACLVAAMLLGLHGFIDIPGHRSGLVLVAALLLAISLRPLEQGTTRGTAPPSRLGRIGWKVAGLPLGLLGLLLLGAQMSGRPVLPSVIASSERQRAEELREKDRAAHEAARETGIAYRPAKDEDPLRLARTCIEGAAMIEPLDPSLQFVSGVIALYFNGGEETARQAFAIQRLLAPQQSRMLLKQAGMWATRDPDHVKALWELALQHSAAEERRVPGTQHAVKNIYENLFADAAANPDLAPIAFEFSSHDFGRLEQWLRYSPPAAVDYFFPQLPADKLTPEERGVLLEMWSRRGSSDAVKNFMQQRPDFAPPLPASPENEKKNP, from the coding sequence ATGCGACTTCCCACCCCATCCGTCCGCTGGTCTCCCGGGCAACGTTCGACCTTATCATTCGCTGCGGCGCTTGCCATGGCGATGCTGGCGCTCGCCTTCCCGGAGATGCCCGCCCAACTCCTTTTAGGAATCCTGTGTACGGGGGCCGGCGTGCTCTTCGTGCTCTTTCCCCCGGTCGCCCGCTTGCCACTGGTCTGGTGGCTCTTCGGCCTCGGCTTCCTGGGGCTATCGCTTGCCGGGTTCATGCCGCGCGGCTGGGCCGGGATGCCGGCTTGGCGGCAGGATCTGGAATCGCTCGGCCTGAATACCGGGCCGCTGGCGATCGTGCAGGTGCCGTTGGCCGCGGAAGCGCTGTGCGGGATCGCCGTGGCCGCGCTGCTCGGGCTTTTCCTGTTAGGCCATCGGGGAGATAGCCGCGTGCAGCGGGGGATCGCCCTGGCTTTCGTGGTCTTTTGTGCGCTCTGGGCCGCGGCGGCGCTGGCGCTCCACAAGCCGGGCGGGGGAGATGAAACGGTCTTCGGCTTTTTCCCGAACCGCAACCACACGGCGACCTTGCTGTCGATGGCGGTGCTGGTGGCATGGGGGTGCCTGATGCAGGCGATGGGGCACAAGAACAAGGTAGGGATCGCGATCTCCGCCCTCGCGCTGGCGCTTTTCCTCTATGCCATCCTGAGTGTCTCCGAAAGCCGTGCAGGCGTGCTGCTGGTGGCGGCGGGCTTCCTGTTCTGGCTGCCCTTGGCCGGGATGCGCTATCTGCGTGGTAATACGGGAAAGGCGATCCTTCTGCTCATCCTCGGCCTGGGCGGGGGATTGATGGTGATGGACACGCCCGTGAAGCACCGGCTCATGGCGGTGCTTTCGAAGGATGGTACGACGAATGTCGTAGCAAAGGATGCACGCCTTGGCATCCAGCAGGACGCGCTGGGAATGATCAGCGCGGAACCGTGGTGCGGGGTCGGGCCCGGGCAGTTCGCGTGGATTTTCCCGCAGTACCGGAAGCTCACCCCGGTCTCCGGCGAGACGCCTTGCCTGCACCCCGAAAGCGATTGGCTGATGGTGGCTGCGGAGCACGGCTGGCCCGCCGCACTGTGCCTGGCTGCCGGCGTCGCACTGGTTTTCTTCATGGCCTTCCGCGCTGCCCGGCAGGGGCGTAGCCGTGCGCTACGCGTCGCCTGCCTGGTCGCGGCCATGCTGTTAGGCCTCCATGGCTTCATCGATATCCCCGGCCACCGCAGTGGACTGGTACTGGTGGCGGCGCTGTTGCTGGCGATCTCGCTGCGGCCCTTGGAGCAGGGGACCACGCGTGGCACCGCACCGCCTTCACGGCTTGGAAGGATCGGCTGGAAAGTCGCGGGATTACCGCTCGGGCTGCTTGGTCTTCTTCTCCTCGGCGCACAGATGAGCGGGCGGCCCGTGCTGCCTTCCGTGATCGCGAGCAGCGAGCGCCAGCGGGCGGAAGAGCTCCGCGAGAAGGATCGCGCCGCGCATGAGGCGGCCCGCGAGACCGGCATCGCCTACCGGCCGGCGAAGGACGAGGATCCCTTGCGGCTTGCGCGCACTTGTATCGAGGGTGCCGCGATGATCGAGCCGCTGGATCCCTCGCTGCAATTCGTGAGCGGGGTGATCGCGCTCTATTTCAATGGCGGGGAGGAAACCGCGCGCCAAGCCTTTGCGATCCAGCGCCTGCTCGCGCCGCAGCAAAGCCGCATGCTGCTGAAGCAGGCCGGCATGTGGGCCACGCGCGATCCCGATCATGTGAAGGCGCTGTGGGAACTCGCGCTGCAACACTCCGCGGCAGAGGAGCGGCGCGTTCCCGGGACGCAGCACGCGGTGAAGAATATCTACGAGAACCTCTTCGCGGACGCCGCGGCAAATCCGGATCTGGCACCGATTGCGTTCGAGTTCTCCAGCCACGACTTCGGACGCTTGGAGCAGTGGCTGCGCTATTCGCCTCCGGCTGCGGTCGATTATTTCTTCCCGCAACTCCCGGCCGACAAGCTGACTCCGGAAGAACGCGGCGTCCTGTTGGAGATGTGGAGCCGTCGTGGCTCGTCAGATGCAGTGAAGAACTTCATGCAGCAGCGCCCCGATTTCGCACCGCCTCTGCCCGCTTCACCGGAGAATGAGAAAAAGAACCCGTGA